The Salinibaculum sp. SYNS191 genome has a window encoding:
- a CDS encoding methyl-accepting chemotaxis protein, which translates to MRDRVTLDRFDLRPKLILAFVLVAILVGVTGFVGYTSVSTVDAELESIVHDDVAEADAAMEMKFDLESERLALHEVITGEMEAADDFESSQADFAEWYNTLAERDDLTEDQQQLLTEMKDEHLTAKETGEEVIAAMQAGNEDVANQKMDQLDSVYTELEEDTVTFEEAADAKMEASVASAAATTNNSHLLIIGFVVAAFLAAVVIGLFVAGRITTPIKQLSEASQAMSEGDLTAEVDDHVESDELGRMSDSFQQMQTNLREVFGEVDETSRKVATGDLSLNGDEDVATDYPGTYGDVMQNFDDGIDELTGSLGEIKESSAALRDGQLDQQVETGRPGQYGTVLEDFEAGTRQLSESFGQIADASEGLKDGDLDQRIDTAYPGEYGDVLGNLEDGIEQLSASIQTVQAIADDVAASSEEVTASSEEIEKASDEVADSVEEIAHGAERQSEQLEEVAGEMNDMSATVEEIASSAEEVAATATTAVDRGETGREHAAEASGEIESIEAKAEGATSQVKALDGEMDEIGEIVDMITEIAEQTNMLALNASIEAARAGEAGEGFGVVASEIKSLAEEAAQATTDIENRIEAVQATTDETVTEMQEMRQSVESGAETIEEAIEMFDEIADAVQEAEGGITEISDATDDQAASSEEVVSMVDEVSSVSQQTAAEASNVSAATEEQASSLAEASENLQDLTHLADDLHDQVSDFDVQDDHSGEPRHGDRDDRGDDAPSGPTKIEPGTELSAEADGGREAPSDRPRLDGRNS; encoded by the coding sequence ATGAGAGACAGGGTAACACTCGACCGATTCGACCTACGGCCGAAGCTGATACTCGCGTTCGTACTCGTCGCGATACTCGTGGGCGTCACGGGGTTCGTCGGGTACACCAGCGTCTCGACAGTCGACGCCGAACTGGAGTCCATCGTCCACGACGACGTCGCCGAAGCCGACGCGGCGATGGAGATGAAGTTCGACCTCGAATCCGAGCGCCTCGCCTTGCACGAAGTAATCACGGGGGAGATGGAAGCCGCCGACGATTTCGAGAGCTCGCAGGCGGACTTTGCGGAGTGGTACAACACCCTCGCCGAGCGTGACGACCTGACCGAGGACCAACAGCAGCTGCTCACGGAGATGAAAGACGAGCACCTGACGGCGAAGGAGACGGGCGAAGAGGTCATCGCAGCGATGCAGGCGGGCAACGAGGACGTCGCCAACCAGAAGATGGACCAGCTAGACAGCGTCTACACGGAACTCGAAGAGGACACCGTCACCTTCGAGGAGGCTGCTGACGCGAAGATGGAGGCATCCGTCGCGTCGGCAGCGGCGACGACCAACAACAGCCACCTGCTCATCATTGGCTTCGTCGTCGCGGCGTTCCTCGCCGCGGTCGTCATCGGCCTGTTCGTCGCCGGGCGCATCACGACGCCCATCAAGCAACTCTCCGAGGCGTCACAGGCGATGAGCGAGGGCGACCTGACCGCCGAAGTCGACGACCACGTCGAGAGCGACGAACTCGGCCGGATGAGCGACTCGTTCCAGCAGATGCAGACGAACCTGCGCGAGGTCTTCGGTGAGGTCGACGAGACGAGCAGGAAGGTCGCGACCGGCGACCTCTCGCTGAACGGCGACGAGGACGTCGCCACCGACTACCCCGGCACCTACGGCGACGTGATGCAGAACTTCGACGACGGCATCGACGAACTCACCGGGAGCCTGGGAGAGATAAAGGAGAGCAGCGCCGCACTCAGGGACGGCCAGCTAGACCAGCAGGTCGAGACGGGCCGTCCGGGACAGTACGGCACCGTGCTGGAGGACTTCGAGGCGGGGACCCGACAGCTCTCGGAGAGCTTCGGCCAGATTGCCGACGCGAGCGAGGGCCTCAAAGACGGCGACCTCGACCAGCGCATCGACACCGCATACCCCGGCGAGTACGGCGACGTACTCGGCAACCTCGAAGACGGCATCGAGCAACTGAGCGCCAGCATCCAGACCGTCCAGGCGATCGCCGACGACGTCGCGGCCTCCAGCGAGGAGGTCACTGCCAGTTCGGAGGAGATAGAGAAGGCGAGCGACGAGGTGGCCGATTCCGTCGAGGAAATCGCCCACGGCGCGGAGCGACAGAGCGAACAACTCGAAGAGGTGGCCGGCGAGATGAACGACATGTCCGCGACTGTCGAGGAAATCGCCTCCTCGGCCGAGGAAGTCGCGGCGACGGCGACGACGGCGGTCGACCGCGGCGAGACCGGCCGCGAACACGCTGCCGAGGCCTCGGGTGAAATCGAGTCCATCGAAGCCAAGGCGGAGGGAGCCACCTCGCAGGTCAAGGCTCTCGACGGCGAGATGGACGAAATCGGCGAAATCGTCGACATGATTACGGAAATCGCCGAGCAGACGAACATGCTGGCGCTGAACGCGTCCATCGAGGCCGCCCGTGCCGGCGAGGCGGGCGAGGGCTTCGGCGTCGTCGCCAGCGAAATCAAGTCCCTCGCCGAGGAGGCAGCGCAGGCGACGACGGACATCGAGAACCGCATCGAGGCGGTCCAGGCGACGACCGACGAGACGGTCACGGAGATGCAGGAGATGCGCCAGAGCGTCGAGAGCGGGGCCGAAACCATCGAGGAGGCCATCGAGATGTTCGACGAAATCGCGGACGCCGTCCAGGAAGCCGAGGGCGGCATCACGGAGATAAGCGACGCCACCGACGACCAGGCCGCCAGCAGCGAGGAGGTCGTCTCCATGGTCGACGAGGTCTCCAGCGTCAGCCAGCAGACCGCCGCCGAAGCGAGCAACGTCTCGGCCGCCACGGAGGAACAGGCCTCCTCGCTGGCCGAGGCCTCCGAGAACCTGCAGGACCTCACCCACCTCGCGGACGACCTGCACGACCAGGTCTCTGACTTCGACGTGCAGGACGACCACTCGGGCGAGCCCCGCCACGGCGACCGGGACGACCGCGGCGACGACGCACCGTCCGGGCCGACCAAAATCGAGCCGGGGACGGAACTCTCCGCCGAGGCCGACGGCGGGCGCGAAGCGCCCTCGGACCGCCCGCGACTCGACGGGAGGAACAGCTGA
- a CDS encoding chemotaxis protein CheW, which produces MATADVDVAVPDQVLVFTLGEDRFCVAIDAIDEIVTAGEVSPVPDTPRMVEGVMNLRGETTTIVDPKVVYGLAQTDADRRVIIYDGDGDGKVGWLVDDVHQVGELRDPEVDPAPDSEYVEGIVKQDGEFTLWVEPARVNGRLGE; this is translated from the coding sequence ATGGCGACCGCCGACGTCGACGTCGCGGTCCCCGACCAGGTGCTCGTGTTCACCCTCGGCGAGGATCGCTTCTGCGTCGCCATCGACGCTATCGACGAAATCGTCACGGCCGGCGAGGTCAGTCCAGTCCCGGACACCCCCCGGATGGTCGAGGGCGTGATGAACCTCCGCGGAGAGACGACGACCATCGTCGACCCGAAGGTCGTCTACGGGCTGGCACAGACCGACGCCGACCGGCGCGTGATTATCTACGACGGTGACGGCGACGGGAAAGTGGGCTGGCTGGTCGACGACGTCCACCAGGTCGGGGAGCTACGGGACCCGGAGGTGGACCCGGCACCGGACAGCGAGTACGTCGAGGGCATCGTGAAGCAGGACGGTGAGTTCACGCTGTGGGTCGAACCGGCGCGGGTGAACGGTCGGCTCGGCGAGTGA
- a CDS encoding PAS domain S-box protein — protein MAKSIRVLHVDDDPDFLDLAGEFLRRTDDRLDVETATSADEGLECLAGTDVDCIVSDYDMPDRDGIEFLEAVRAEYPDLPFILFTGKGSEEVASEAISAGVTDYLRKESGADKYALLANRVVNAVERHAAEREVDWHQTVLGNMDEGVYVVDEDCVLQFVNYRAQELDGVSELDWTGQPLSYLAEIDLLSESEVGWMREGVDSLLAGESDEVRIELEPAVPAATETVELRLTPLDIPGEPDLVLGTTRDITDRKRDEQELRRYETLIEETTDIITVLDDDGTIKYQSPSGERILGYDSGEVAGTVAFEYIHPDDREAVRETFRTLVDSADDSIERLEFRLRHADGSWRWLEAEISTEVEALDGYAVTSRDITDRKRRERERERYAAIADHMADGAFIIDSDRCVEHANEPAMMRADTSLSDVTGTPVMALARAMSATDADADRFERALDSVFQRAGTDDDTETVELDLALPTGEMTGEYNMAPVRIDGEWKVVATVRDITDRKRREETLGTLHEVTQDFMDATDKQSVAEHAVRTASQVLDQRITGLWLYDGEADALQPVAISDRGTDLFEAPPTFERGEGLAWRAFERGEVGVYNDLSEEPDRYNPDTPIRREMVLPLGEYGVMAMGRTTEGKFEDLDQALARILANTVEAALARADREAELRTQHRELQRQNERLDEFASVISHDLRNPLQVLEGSLELAEQTGDSTHFERARQAIQRMDRLITDLLTLARDGEPTDVGPICLADVVEDCWQNVETDDASLAVETTRVVEGDQSRVKQLLENLIRNAVEHGGSDVTITIGDLGDHPGFFVEDDGQGIPEADREHVFEVGYSTSENGTGFGLSIVSDIAEGHGWTVRATDGSDGGARFEITGVDQTE, from the coding sequence ATGGCCAAGTCGATACGCGTTCTCCACGTCGACGACGACCCGGACTTTCTCGACTTGGCCGGGGAGTTTCTGAGGCGGACTGACGACCGCCTCGACGTCGAGACGGCGACGAGCGCGGACGAGGGGCTGGAGTGCCTCGCCGGGACGGACGTGGACTGTATCGTCTCGGACTACGACATGCCCGACCGGGACGGCATCGAGTTCCTGGAAGCCGTCCGTGCGGAGTACCCGGACCTCCCCTTCATCCTGTTCACGGGGAAAGGCAGCGAGGAGGTGGCGAGCGAGGCCATCTCGGCCGGCGTGACCGACTACCTCCGGAAGGAGAGCGGGGCCGACAAGTACGCGCTGCTGGCCAACCGCGTCGTCAACGCCGTCGAACGACACGCGGCCGAGCGGGAGGTCGACTGGCACCAGACCGTCCTCGGGAACATGGACGAGGGCGTGTACGTCGTCGACGAGGACTGCGTCCTCCAGTTCGTCAACTACCGGGCCCAGGAACTCGACGGCGTCTCGGAACTGGACTGGACCGGACAGCCACTCTCGTATCTCGCCGAAATCGACCTCCTCTCAGAGAGCGAGGTCGGGTGGATGCGGGAGGGAGTCGACAGCCTGCTCGCCGGCGAGAGCGACGAGGTGCGCATCGAACTCGAACCGGCGGTCCCGGCAGCGACGGAGACCGTCGAACTCCGGTTGACGCCGCTCGACATCCCGGGCGAACCCGACCTCGTACTGGGAACGACCCGTGACATCACCGACCGCAAGCGCGACGAGCAGGAACTGCGACGGTACGAGACGCTCATCGAGGAGACGACCGACATCATCACGGTGCTCGACGACGACGGCACCATCAAGTATCAGAGTCCGTCGGGCGAGCGCATCCTGGGGTACGACTCCGGGGAGGTCGCCGGCACGGTCGCCTTCGAGTACATCCATCCGGACGACAGGGAAGCGGTGCGCGAGACGTTCCGAACCCTCGTCGACAGTGCCGACGACAGCATCGAGCGCCTCGAATTTCGCCTCCGCCACGCCGACGGGTCCTGGCGGTGGCTCGAAGCGGAGATAAGCACCGAGGTGGAGGCGCTGGACGGGTACGCAGTCACCTCCCGCGACATCACCGACCGCAAGCGCCGCGAGCGCGAGCGCGAGCGGTACGCCGCCATCGCCGACCACATGGCCGACGGCGCGTTCATCATCGACAGCGACCGCTGCGTCGAACACGCCAACGAACCCGCGATGATGCGGGCCGACACCTCGCTCTCGGACGTCACCGGCACGCCCGTCATGGCCCTCGCACGGGCGATGTCGGCCACCGACGCCGACGCCGACCGGTTCGAGCGGGCGCTCGACAGCGTCTTCCAGCGCGCCGGGACCGACGACGACACGGAGACGGTCGAACTGGACCTGGCTCTGCCCACCGGCGAGATGACCGGCGAGTACAACATGGCACCGGTCCGCATCGACGGCGAGTGGAAGGTCGTGGCGACGGTCCGCGACATCACCGACCGCAAGCGCCGCGAGGAGACGCTGGGGACGCTCCACGAGGTGACCCAGGACTTCATGGACGCGACCGACAAGCAGTCCGTCGCCGAGCACGCTGTCAGGACGGCGTCGCAGGTGCTGGACCAGCGCATCACCGGCCTGTGGCTGTACGACGGCGAGGCCGACGCGCTCCAGCCGGTCGCCATCTCCGACAGAGGGACTGACCTCTTCGAAGCGCCACCCACGTTCGAGCGCGGCGAGGGGCTGGCCTGGCGCGCCTTCGAACGCGGCGAGGTCGGGGTGTACAACGACCTGTCGGAGGAACCCGACCGGTACAACCCGGACACGCCGATTCGACGCGAGATGGTGCTCCCGCTGGGGGAGTACGGCGTCATGGCGATGGGCCGGACGACGGAGGGGAAGTTCGAGGACCTCGACCAGGCGCTGGCGCGGATTCTCGCCAACACCGTCGAGGCGGCGCTGGCCCGCGCGGACCGCGAAGCCGAACTGCGCACCCAGCACCGGGAACTCCAGCGCCAGAACGAGCGCCTCGACGAGTTCGCCTCTGTCATCAGTCACGACCTGCGCAACCCGCTCCAGGTGCTCGAAGGGTCGCTGGAACTGGCCGAGCAGACCGGCGACAGCACCCACTTCGAGCGGGCGCGACAGGCCATCCAGCGGATGGATCGCCTCATCACGGATTTGCTGACGCTCGCCCGCGACGGCGAACCAACGGACGTCGGCCCGATCTGCCTGGCAGACGTCGTGGAGGACTGCTGGCAGAATGTTGAGACCGACGACGCCAGCCTCGCCGTCGAGACGACGCGGGTCGTCGAGGGCGACCAGAGCCGCGTCAAGCAACTGCTGGAGAACCTGATTCGCAACGCCGTCGAACACGGGGGCTCGGACGTGACGATAACCATCGGTGACCTCGGGGACCACCCCGGGTTCTTCGTCGAGGACGACGGCCAGGGGATTCCCGAGGCCGACCGCGAGCACGTGTTCGAGGTGGGGTACTCGACGAGCGAGAACGGGACCGGCTTCGGCCTGAGTATCGTCAGCGATATCGCCGAGGGCCACGGCTGGACGGTCCGCGCCACCGACGGGAGCGACGGCGGCGCACGGTTCGAAATTACTGGCGTCGACCAGACGGAGTGA
- a CDS encoding PKD domain-containing protein, giving the protein MNSSQVGGVVLLVLVVGVGATLAAPAQPPEITDSSPSDDRALELALSDDETFSVTVSDPDTDPEDLTVNWYVDDRLERSGSTQFFFDADTYDHGDHTVLVVVSDENGETDRRTWSVEVRHPPEITGYDPARNRTTTNIADSVRFDVTARDPDSTLTEESIVWTVDGQREAIGDSLRLFTDEYRPGTHTVRVRVTDGDSLTDSASREWTLDILQPPSIHDRDPQSDDVTIPEGETRTLSVAASDPDTPDDDLSYRWYVDGQQVGFDRQFTFDGTRYGPGTYTVEARVSDYTGVTRDALEEWTVSVNAIPDITVQQPSGDVVRPGKPIEFQADVSSNGNGDVEDVAWQIGDRTRQGRSAVVSFDEEREVPVTVSVDTESGVDAETSFTLRVIDIPPLYSELQPGSTTIEAGETVTLYGQGADRGTRDLDFEYSWEVDGTEYVGQTTTIGPLRRIGRHTVTATVTNEFGSNYSTTFDVIVENDKPRVMLREASRTVTSSEEVQFEAVVVNDDTTPVSVQYFADNRTTPFYRTVVSNTTNGTSVVGTHSFSTPGRHTVTARVADGHGTQTEKTWLVNTGNRPPQFETAVPDREDVTVRSGTTLPFSVEATDPEGTAIEYRWYVDDSPVGTGPTYQFSANQSGQYTVSAVAVDADGGRAVDDWTVAASRFATDLGVTNQSTQTTLQPGQGETALLTLTVQNPQSNDRTARVEFVLEPVDGMLVTQARNVREASTSSVVSYGTVDPGEQERMGVGVTVDQDLYGKQVSVPYTIRYYPVANPDDVYTVRNSSLALDIGTPGDSNTGGQSTDATGPPGGSGPGFTVALALASLFVFAALQRYRRR; this is encoded by the coding sequence ATGAACTCGTCTCAGGTGGGTGGCGTCGTGTTGTTGGTGCTCGTGGTCGGCGTCGGGGCGACCCTTGCCGCACCGGCGCAGCCGCCGGAAATCACCGACTCCTCGCCGAGCGACGACCGCGCGCTCGAACTCGCCCTCTCCGACGACGAGACGTTCTCGGTGACGGTCAGCGACCCGGATACGGACCCCGAGGACCTCACCGTGAACTGGTACGTCGACGACCGGCTGGAACGGAGCGGTTCGACCCAGTTCTTCTTCGACGCCGACACGTACGACCACGGCGACCACACCGTACTGGTCGTCGTGTCGGACGAGAACGGCGAGACCGACCGACGGACCTGGAGCGTCGAGGTCCGCCACCCGCCGGAGATTACTGGCTACGACCCCGCCCGGAACCGGACGACGACGAACATCGCCGACAGCGTCAGGTTCGACGTCACCGCCAGAGACCCGGACTCGACGCTGACCGAAGAGAGCATCGTCTGGACCGTCGACGGCCAGCGGGAAGCCATCGGGGACTCCCTCAGGCTGTTCACCGACGAGTATCGCCCCGGGACCCACACCGTCCGGGTCCGCGTCACCGACGGGGACAGCCTCACCGACAGCGCGTCGCGCGAGTGGACGCTGGACATCCTGCAGCCGCCGTCTATCCACGACAGGGACCCCCAGAGCGACGACGTCACGATCCCCGAGGGGGAGACCCGGACCCTCTCGGTGGCGGCGAGTGACCCGGACACGCCCGACGACGACCTCTCCTACCGGTGGTACGTCGACGGCCAGCAGGTCGGCTTCGACCGGCAGTTCACCTTCGACGGCACGCGGTACGGCCCGGGGACCTACACCGTCGAAGCCAGGGTCTCCGACTACACCGGCGTCACGCGCGACGCACTCGAAGAGTGGACGGTCTCGGTCAACGCGATTCCCGACATCACGGTCCAGCAACCCAGCGGGGACGTCGTGCGTCCCGGCAAACCCATCGAGTTCCAGGCGGACGTGTCCTCGAACGGCAACGGGGACGTCGAGGACGTCGCCTGGCAGATTGGCGACCGGACCCGTCAGGGGCGGTCGGCCGTCGTCTCGTTCGACGAGGAACGGGAGGTCCCGGTCACCGTCTCCGTCGACACAGAGAGCGGCGTCGACGCCGAGACGTCGTTCACGCTGCGAGTAATCGACATCCCGCCGCTGTATTCGGAGTTACAGCCCGGGTCGACAACTATCGAGGCCGGCGAGACGGTGACCCTCTACGGGCAGGGGGCCGACCGGGGGACGCGGGACCTCGACTTCGAGTACTCGTGGGAGGTCGACGGGACCGAGTACGTCGGGCAGACGACGACCATCGGACCGCTCCGGCGCATCGGCCGGCACACGGTGACCGCTACTGTCACCAACGAGTTCGGCTCCAACTACAGCACGACTTTCGACGTCATCGTGGAGAACGACAAGCCCCGCGTCATGCTTCGCGAGGCCAGCCGAACCGTCACGTCGAGCGAGGAGGTGCAATTCGAGGCCGTCGTCGTCAACGACGACACGACACCGGTCTCGGTCCAGTACTTCGCCGATAACAGGACCACGCCGTTCTATCGGACGGTCGTGAGCAACACGACAAACGGCACGAGCGTCGTGGGGACTCACTCCTTCTCGACGCCCGGGCGGCACACGGTGACGGCCCGCGTCGCCGACGGCCACGGCACGCAGACCGAGAAGACGTGGCTCGTCAACACCGGCAACCGGCCGCCGCAGTTCGAAACCGCGGTCCCCGACCGCGAGGACGTGACGGTACGCTCCGGCACGACGCTCCCGTTCAGTGTGGAGGCGACCGACCCGGAGGGGACCGCCATCGAGTACCGGTGGTACGTCGACGACTCGCCCGTCGGGACGGGCCCGACCTACCAGTTCAGCGCCAACCAGTCCGGGCAGTACACCGTCTCGGCCGTCGCAGTCGACGCCGACGGCGGTCGCGCCGTCGACGACTGGACCGTCGCTGCCAGCCGGTTCGCGACCGACCTCGGCGTGACGAACCAGTCGACCCAGACGACGCTGCAACCGGGGCAAGGGGAGACTGCCTTGCTGACGCTCACCGTCCAGAACCCGCAGTCGAACGACCGCACCGCGCGGGTGGAGTTCGTCCTCGAACCGGTCGACGGGATGCTGGTCACGCAGGCCAGGAACGTCCGCGAGGCCAGCACGAGCAGCGTCGTCAGTTACGGCACCGTCGACCCCGGAGAACAGGAGCGGATGGGCGTCGGCGTGACCGTCGACCAGGACCTCTACGGCAAACAGGTCTCCGTGCCGTACACGATTCGGTACTACCCCGTCGCCAACCCGGACGACGTCTACACCGTCCGCAACAGTTCGCTCGCGCTCGACATCGGCACGCCGGGGGACTCGAACACCGGCGGACAGTCGACCGATGCAACCGGTCCCCCGGGAGGCAGCGGCCCGGGATTCACCGTCGCGCTCGCGCTGGCGAGCCTGTTCGTGTTCGCGGCACTGCAGCGGTATCGCCGCCGCTGA